Genomic segment of Brachyhypopomus gauderio isolate BG-103 chromosome 10, BGAUD_0.2, whole genome shotgun sequence:
AAATCCCATCACCCAACCCACTCCTGAAACGCATGGTGTTTTTTTCTTAAAGGGCCAGGAGCAGTGCGCTGGGGTGTAGTGTCGGCCCTCTGCCCCAGGCCACGCCCTCTGCTCACCAGCGCTCCACGTGCAGAGAGCTGAAGGTCCTCAGTGCTGCCTCCCGTGTGAACAGCTTGAAACCACACTGTGTGTCTTTGATCCCCTTCACGCAAAAGAACCACACCAGGAAGTGGAAGCCATACATCAGGAAGGTCCGGAACAATGACCTCTGGGAAGGGTTAAAGGAAGGAAACAAAACCCCCACACTCACTATCATCAGTGACAGACTTGGGTTTTCATACCAACTCAGAACCATATGCGATATTCGTCAATAATGGGATTATTTTGACTAGTTAGTATTAAGAAGCATGCAAAATGAATACCAGGTTTATTCTAGGTTTACTGGGTTATAATGTCTAAATACCTGAGCCACTGATTCTTTTTCCAAGTGAGCCCTGGATCCACAGGAGATAGCCATGTTGTCCTAtatgttgcacacacacacacaaacacaaacacaccaactcAAAATACATCTATTTATTGCAGGAATTGCAGGCAGGATAAGCTTACAGGTGCTCGGGGCCTCCTGACTTTAATACGCTGTCACTTGATATGCTCTCTGGTGGTAAAACATCAATCAGCTATGCTGCGTGGAATTTAGGGCTGCATGCCTCCGGGCACCGAGTGCTCGGGGAGACGTGGAACCCGGCTGTCTGTTCTGGATGAGGAGAAAAATGTCCCACCGGCTTTGGATGGAGCTTCTCCAGGCCGGCCTCCAACTTCTCGATGTCAGCGAACTTGGTGGCTCCATCAGCGTCCGCCATCAGGATGAGACGTCCTCGGGAGCTCATAGTGCCCTGAGGAGAGGAAGACAAGACACCTCCAGCAGGACATCCAGGGAACACCACACTGGGCGTTCTCACCATGGAAGGGTGACACAGCAAGGGTGAGTTTGGCTGGCACGTCAAGAGCACTGACAAGGCTACTGAAATAATGTTCTGAACTGCTGAGTTAGGAACACTCTGCTATGCTCCCATCAGTGAATGGCTATCAGCCATAGGACACAAAGAAGTTCAAGATTACACCTTGTATTTACAATGAGAACACTTAAATGTGTTAATGCTACCATAAACAAATGTCTAACTTTATTCTGATTCTCTGAAGTGTTCAGCTTAACATTTTAGTAATACCTGTGTGTCAGTCAAGTGCGTCTGGTGCGAGGCGCTGAGCGCAGGGTGAGGACTCACCATTTGGACCGCACCGCCTTTCCCACGGTTCAGCAGTAGTGTAAGCACTCTCACTTTGTCTGCCCCGTACTTCCTGGTGTACTCCCTGGCAACCTGCGAACACAGGAGTCACACACTGATCACACCACCATTACGGCCAAGAAACCAAGTAAATGATGCGCCGTCAGCATCTTTCATtaaacacttttttttcccctttgatTTGTCAACATGCAGATGCGATGACAATGAAAAGCAAAATCATCAATGAATGAACTTCAGGTGCCTCCATTTAAAGGTTCTATACGACTGAACACGTCTGAAAATGAGAAGCGTTCCCTAGGAAACGGTGAACATACCTCTGTGGTTCTGTCTCTGCTGCCGTCGTCAACTATAATGACTTCATAGGTGAACTTAGAATTCTGCTTCTGCAGAGATTTACAGTCACATATTATTATATGGCGGCACTACTAGACATTATTCAGCCCTTTAGTGTATACTGTAGTAGCTCTTATTCTGCCTCTTATATTGTATTACTCTTCACAAAGTTTTACATCTGGACACACTCTTCACTGCCAGACACCTGCTCAGTTTCATACAATTTCTACATTTTTTACTCATCATCTGGTGAACACCTATTATCTcgtacacacacgcccacacacacctctccttgTACTTTATATTTATCCTTATAGTTTTAGATTTTATCTTTATAGGATACTAGCATGCTGCTGTAGTGTAAGAATTTTACTGTATGTATGAATGTCCTGCATTCTGAATACATGACAATAAAACCAATCCTCTAAGTACTCAGGAAGGAAAACAAATCTTTAGTGTTTTCCCTCCTTGAAGTGTCTTAATGGCCCAATAAGTAACCTGTAAATTATTTATGAGCTAAACTAACAATGCCAGACAGTGATGCGTACAGTCCATCGTTTGCGCATTGTTTTGAATTCCTCTGATTTGATTTACTCGTATGATTGCAATGGTGCCATCTTGTGGTGAAAATCATTCAGTGCAGTTATCCTAGTGAGTACAGTCAGCCCACACATCATTACTGGTCTAAATGACGGGTGAAATAGTTAATTCACTCAGTTAGCAAAAAGTCTCCCACAAAAAGTATTCACAATAcatatttcattatttttgGTTGCACTAGAGCCCTAATTAGAAATTGAACAAGTCACAAATACAATGAAATGTGGCCGTCAAAATAAGAAGGTCTGATTtaaaattaacaaaacaaatTCAAATAATGTACCTGTCTTTTCTCCAAGTACACCATGGCTTCTTCCATCATAACAGGCACTATTTGGAGACAGAAATGAGGGAAAACCTGTCACAACTCCATCAACCCCTTCTATCCCTCTAAAAGATCTACTAATAGTAATACTATTCAATAGATACTAAAAGCACTGAAACAGAAGGTTCCTAGCTTACATCTGAACTCCTCGTTGTATGCGGGCACTACTACCGACAGTTCCCGCGAATGAGGCTCGGACAGACTGGGGAAGAGCTGCTTCTCCCCCCCAGATGTGAGGAAGTACTTCTCCTCATCACAGCGTTTGTGCTTCACCTTACCGGCGCTAACATGGGCGACCAAAGCAACCTAAAGAAATAATCACATATCACAGCACACATGCTGAACAGTACAATACTTCACAATGTCTCATCCAAATTATTTCTAAACACGTAGAGGTGTGCTGCATGTAAGACGCCCGTAAAAACACATTTCCACCAGGGCTGGCCTGAAGCCCCAGGCACGCTGCAGCTAACACACGTAATTCGCCGCTATTCTCAGATACTGCAGGTGAAGACGGCCAACTTACCAAGACCAACACGACCACGGCCAAGGTAAACAAACACTGAAGTAATTCACACAGGCAGAAACCCATTCTCCATTCCTTTATCAGAACCGCAGCAGGGACCTGTCATTAGCCGCGGGTAGCTGTGAACAAAAACCGGTTTATTGTCTCATTCAtaagagagtgacagagatcAGGAAAGGGCGGGGAGATCGAGCGCGGTGTTCGGCTAGGGCAGGTGTCGTTAGACCGCCATTGTTCAGGTCGTACTTCCACTCGGAGTGAAACACCTATGCGGAAGTAAACGCCAGCTACCAAACCACGTCATCACGTCGATACAAGAGGGCGCAGTGACGCCGCCGCGGGCGCGTGAGGTGCTCCATGGCGACCTCTGCTGTCACGGAGTTCGCCCTTCGGACTTTGACGTCATTGTCGTTTTGCCACGTGGTTTCTTTAACGCGATCATGGCGGCGGGTTTCAAGTAAGTGCAACAGAACATCTCACAAACGTCCTGTATTAAACGATACCACGATTATTTGATATATTCTGATGTCGATGGCGGAAATATGAGTAGCCACAATGCCTAAGCAAACTAGTTCTTTACCTAGCTAGCTGATTAGCATGAATCTAAATATTTAAAATCTGCGCTGGTTATCCTGGCTACGTCTTCAGCTGATGCAGTCACACCTTTAATTAACGGAGTGTTGAAGCGATGTGagcagtgatgatgatgatgccaTGTGAGTGTTATAACtgatgtgttttgttttgtcaggACAGCAGAGCCATTGGAGTACCACAGAAGCTTTTTGGTAAGCTGACTGGTAGCTTGGTACTGTGAATGGTTTGTTATTGGATGGATGGACGTATATTGAACTTTCTGATGTGGATACCTATTGTGTGATGTAAACCAACCCACACAGAAAGAAAACTGCCGACCAGATGGTAGAGAACTGGGAGAATTCAGACCGACAACATTAAATATTGGTGAGAAACAAAATGCCTTTTGAGTTTTGGACGTGCGGTATTGAGCTGctataggtgtgtgtggttatcACAATTATAACCCAATAATGCGGCACTTTAATGAAGGTGCAGAGGTGCACCGAGTACAACTGCACGTTAAGTGTAAAGCGTGTTTTCATATTTTAGGTTCAATAAACACCGCCGATGGCTCCGCATTGGTGAAAATTGGAAACACGACAGTGATCTGCGGCATAAAAGCAGTAAGTACCTTGTACTCTGAATATACCCTTCATCAAATCAAAGTTCGGTCCTTCTTCTTATCGCGTCAACGTGTTTTGGCAGGAATTAGCCGTACCGTCTGGCGATGCCCCCGATAAAGGATTTATCGGTAAATATAAATCGGTTATCATCACTAGTACGTTAGGATAACGGCCGAGGTTCTGACCCGCTCTTTCCGTGTGTCAGTTCCGAATGTGGACCTCCCTCCACTCTGCTCGTCCCGATTCCGGCCCGGTCCTCCCGGAGAGCAGGCGCAGTCGGCCAGCCAGTTCGTCGCTGATGTCCTGGACAGGTGAGACACGTAGTTCCACACCGCCTGTGTCGTGTCCTCAGTCTCTCTTCAAGAGGACGCCGTGTGAGCTGCTTTCTCAGCCGTGTAGGTTTGTTTTAAAAGCAGTGAGCTGCGTCCACATGCCTGCTTCATCTTTAGCCCTTTCttttatattatttcttttGCTATTTCACTGATTAAATGTGACCTTTATTCAATTTTGATCATGTGCACAAGCAGGTCTTAGTATGTAAGCATACATCTGAAAGGATCTGTAATATATGTATGTGAACGTGCAAGGCAGAAAGTCTGAATAAAAGGCCACATTAAAGGCCTATAATGGGGACATTACCAGTCCTATATTCAATATGTGGATTTGAATGTTTTAAAGTTGAAtgaaaacatttaacatttaagctTTTTGCCCTAATTTCAGCTCTAACATCATAAAGAAAGAAGACTTATGTATTGAGAAGTCAAAGGTAGGTTACCAAACTACAATGTTGTGCTAAATATTTACTTAATCTTAAAGCCTTAATAAAAACTTAATAAAGGCTCAGTCTGtaagaatggtgtgtgtgtatatttcagCTATGCTGGGTCCTGTATTGTGACATCATGTGTCTGGACTACGATGGAAACTTATTAGATGCATGCATCACAACTTTACTAGCAGCATTAAAGACGGGTAAGCAGCGTTTGTGATTTAAACATTATGACCATCATGTCTCAACACCTTACTGATcatcagtgatgccggtaacgcgttacttagtaacgcgttactgtagtcggactacttttttcagtaacgagtagtctaacgcaactactatttaaaaactagtagtcagattaaagttacttatctaaaacatcgtgcgttactatttctgcatttcgggggaacgtaggttattcattcttattttttggctacacgtttcttgcgCGGTTATGTCatttctgcggcgccaaagtcagatggaaggagagggtcgcctttagcagctggaaatacaggcattattttgattttatttcggttaaggatgacaacattaaggtgcgttgtacactctgtgctggcgacagagtgctgtctactttcaaaaacacaacgtcaaacctgaaaaaaaccggggggtggcggcgaacgtaaattgttaccgggcggggtgtaaaatggactaaattcagtattatatcacgatctatcgatcgccggtggttggcgccagatcgaactagtaactcattgaatcatagatatggatcagaggtaaataaactagattttttttcggcgtgagatatcgaaagtgtggcgtgtgagcgtgtgaagacagtcaaatgcgtgtgtctcacgctcaatgcgtgagaattggcaaccctgtaagtgggcggagttgaacagaaagactgtcttatttatttatttattttaaaaacaacaaagcctatttcaagaaaaagtttacaaatgccagtgtcatttttgatgttccggttaaaatacatgtcaataaagtgagtattggcagaactggtagtcattttcctgttataggggcgggggatcagcctctgctgaaagtaactaaaagtaatctaacttagttacttttaaaagcaagtagtcagtaacttaactgagctactttttaaagaagtagtcagtagtcggattactgtttcaaagtaactatggcaacactgctgATCATCAACGATGTCCTCCTTCCAGCCCAACTTCCCAAAGTCACAATAAACAAGGAGACAGATTTAGCAGAGGTGGACCTGCAGAAGCAGAGACGACTGCAGCTCAGCTGCCACCCAGTTGCCTCGTCTTTTGCAGTATTTGACGAGTAAGTGAATTCAACTGCGTTTTTCATTGGTTCTTCATACGTTCACCATCAACTCAAATATGTTATTTTACAGTCCACTTTGATGTAACCCTGTTCATTAAGAGCACATGAAGAATAAACGTAGCATATATGCGCACAGAATGCATTTGGAACACGTATATACGATATTAACGCTGCACATGACATACGGACGCTTCTTTTAAGGAACGTATTACCGTATTTGTGACCCAAGCCACAAGCCTAACCAACCATTAGAAGAAACTGCAGAATTGCTGTGTGGCCACAGCAGTGTGAGCAGCACTTTGTTGTGGTTCTGTAGCACGGTGATTATAGTGGACCCGACCGCGGAGGAGGAGGGCCTGGCTACCGCACTGTTCACCGCCGTCACTGACGAGGACGATCGCCTCTGTGCTTTCCACAAACCAGGTGAGGGGTCCGTGTCTAACGGCGGTAATGAGTGCACGTATGCTGTACACTGTGTCTTTGCGGTGTTTGTGACCAGCTGTAGCATGGAGTCATTGTGTTCGTCTTAGGGGGGACTTCCTTATCAGCAGAGAAGCTTCAGGACTGCATAAGCCGAGCTGTGACGCGGAACCGCGAGATCAACAAACTCATCAGCAAAGTCATCGAAAGCACCAAGTCGAAATGAAGGCGAGGACACGTGCATCTTATCTAAAAGTTGTATTTTTCACTGTCAATATATATTTTCTTTTATCACAATAAAACTGCTGACAAAGACCATTTACAAAACTTCTGCCTCAGTGTTCAGAAATGTGTTTCACACCCCTGTTCCTGACTTTTCCCCATAAGAATATACATAGGCTGCCCCTTCAGTACAACAAAAtgccatttttaaaatgtgcCGTATAAAAACCGCACATGTAATTGCGTGCTAGGTGAATAAGGCCCCCCGCGCCAACATCCAGCCGAAGAGAGTTTCTGTGGCAAACATCTAGCTGACCAACAGGAGCTCCAGGATCACGTAGGACTCTCCATAGAACGAGTGTTACTCACTCTAGAAATGTTCCGGTCTTTGGCCAGAAGGCTCCCACAGAAATTTCAGGAGAAAATGAAAGCATGCCTTAGAGATCCCTAAAAGAACTGTcatatctctttttttttttgtttgtttaaaaaaatatgaTCTTAAATAAATGTACCAAGCTCTAAAAATCCTTGTTCAAAAGCACGTACTCATTTGGCCTGAAGTCAAGTGGACAGACATCATGTCCTCAGCTACAAAACTCAAGAAGGAAAAGCAAATGGGCAAATAACTCAGTGGTTGTCGTCGTCATCGGCGTCACAGTCAGGAAAACGCTGGCCAAGTATACCGTCTTCCTCATGGTAGGTGTGTCCTGGATGGTAGGTGGGTGGGGCCGGTAGTCATGAtttggggaggggctggggtgtGCTGCGTTTTCTCTTACTTCTTGGTTGGTTGGCGGAATGTTGCCGCGGCAGCGTTGCCTGAGACCCCGCCCCCGCCGCCATAGCCATTTGATGCTGCTGCATTTGGTGTTGCAAGAATTGCAACTgcacacaggagagagagagagagatcacgaTGGTGCCGGTGAGGACACAGTCTCCCCTCACAGCCTCCAATCTCTTACAATTATGATAAAAATTATAATTTAGTCCAAAACCACTGAGATCCATTTTTTTCCATCATTGGCAGATTATCAGACTCAAAAAGGATACAATAAGTCTGTACTTCATTTAAATATTGTTCATTAATCTGATTATGCAGACAGTAAAGATTTACATTCTCCCACTTTGTTTTACGTTTACATTCATCCCCTCATGGGCAGAGCTCTCCTGCCACACATTACTGAGACGTGGCAGCTGTGAGAGGAGACCatcacatttacacacaaacaGTCCATTTGAACATGACCAGTGAGTTAGCAGAAGCTGTACAAGGCAGAGGAAGGTcagggagaggaagagtggggtgatgaagaggagggacAGTCAAGCAGCACCAGTAAATATCAACTGCTCAATTGCCAAATAGCGCAAATCAGCATTTAAAGCAGCTCACGCaataaaatgcacacacacgcacacacacacccctgccatGCTGGTTATATGGGTATTGTGTGTCAGTAAGACAGCAACCTTAACTGCCCTTATGGGTGGCTCGATGAGGACTATGGAGTCGGTTAATTCAGGAATGAAGACTACGGAGTCGGTTAATTTCAAGAATGAGTACTACGGAGTCGGTTAATTCAGGAATGAGTACTACGGAGTCAGTTAATTTCAAGAATGAGTACTACGGAGTCGGTTAATTTCAAGAATGAGTACTACGGAGTCGGTTAATTCAGGAATGAGGACTACTGAGTCGGTTAGTTCAGGAATGAGGGCTACGGAGTCGGTTAATTCAGGAATGAGTACTACAGAGTCGGTTAATTTCAAGAATGAGTACCACGGAGTCGGTTAATTCAGGAATGAGGACTACGGAGTCGGTTAATTCAGGAATGAGGGCTACGGAGTCGGTTAATTCAGGAATGAGTACAACGGAGTCGGTTAATTTCAAGAATGAGTACTACGGAGTCGGTTAATTCAGGAATGAGGACTACGGAGTCGGTTAATTCAGGAATGAGGGCTATGGAGTCGTTAATTCAGGAATAAGGACTATAGAAGGAGGGATGCTGTGTAGGAAAAATAAAGGAACCAGCTCCACATGCGAATGACCAAAACAGCCCTTGAATCAAGGAAATGGAAAACTGGGAATCAGGGAAACTACCAGGTCTGCATGTTTAGGTCTCAGTATTTCTGTTTTACTCCATTATGTCCCAATATGTCTTTttctttaataaaaaatatctaGAAAAAAGTCAGTGTGAGCAGTTGATATTTAAATTGGGGATGCCCTGAGCTAACTCAATGTGTTACGGAATGCCTCTAAAAACAAATAATTGCCATTAAATAACAGGCTTGCACATGCAAAAGCCAAAACTCAAGACACGGCAAGGAAATCCTGTGCAAAGGTCAGAGTGAAAGGTCATCTATGGCACTCCCGGTCTGGCGGAGAGCCGGGGAGAGGTCATT
This window contains:
- the alg5 gene encoding dolichyl-phosphate beta-glucosyltransferase, which codes for MGFCLCELLQCLFTLAVVVLVLVALVAHVSAGKVKHKRCDEEKYFLTSGGEKQLFPSLSEPHSRELSVVVPAYNEEFRLPVMMEEAMVYLEKRQKQNSKFTYEVIIVDDGSRDRTTEVAREYTRKYGADKVRVLTLLLNRGKGGAVQMGTMSSRGRLILMADADGATKFADIEKLEAGLEKLHPKPDNMAISCGSRAHLEKESVAQRSLFRTFLMYGFHFLVWFFCVKGIKDTQCGFKLFTREAALRTFSSLHVERWAFDVELLYIAQCLKIPIAEVAVNWTEIEGSKLVPFWSWLQMGKDLVFIRLRYITGAWGLEAPRKTD
- the exosc8 gene encoding exosome complex component RRP43, producing MAAGFKTAEPLEYHRSFLKENCRPDGRELGEFRPTTLNIGSINTADGSALVKIGNTTVICGIKAELAVPSGDAPDKGFIVPNVDLPPLCSSRFRPGPPGEQAQSASQFVADVLDSSNIIKKEDLCIEKSKLCWVLYCDIMCLDYDGNLLDACITTLLAALKTAQLPKVTINKETDLAEVDLQKQRRLQLSCHPVASSFAVFDDTVIIVDPTAEEEGLATALFTAVTDEDDRLCAFHKPGGTSLSAEKLQDCISRAVTRNREINKLISKVIESTKSK